CCGCGAAGAGCGCCAGCGACGTCAGCGCCGCCGAGGCGATGGCGAAGCCCTTGCCGGTGGCCGCGGTGGTGTTGCCGACCGCGTCCAGGATGTCGGTGCGCTGCCGCACCTCGGCGGGAAGCTCGCTCATCTCCGCGATGCCGCCCGCGTTGTCCGCGATGGGGCCGAAGGCGTCGATGGCCAGCTGCATCGCCGTCGTCGCCATCATCCCCGCCGCGGCGATCGCCACGCCGTACAGCCCCGCGAACTCGTAGGAGCCGATGATGCCGCCCGCCAGCACCAGGATGGGGAGCGTGGTGGACTCCATCCCCACCGCCAGGCCGCCGATCACGTTGGTGGCGTGGCCGGTGGACGACTGCTGGACGATGGTGTTCACCGGGCGCTTGCCCATCGCCGTGTAGTACTCGGTGATCATGCTCATCAGCGCGCCCACCGCCAGCCCCACCGCCACCGCGCCGAACACGCCCATCGGCCCGAACTCCTGCGAGCCCAGGCGCTGCATCTTCATCGACTCCGGGAGCATCCAGCGGATCAGGAAGTACGAGCCGATGGCCGTGAGCACGATGGAGGTGTAGTTGCCGCGGTTGAGCGCGGCCTGCACGTCGCCGCCCTCCTTGACGCGTACCAGCAGGATGCCGATCAGCGAGAAGACGATCCCCAGCCCGGCGATCACCATCGGGAGCAGGATGGGGCTCAGCCCGCCGAAGTTGTCGCCGCCGGCCACCACCTCGCGCCCCAGCACCATCGTCGCCAGGATGGTGGCCACGTACGAGCCGAAGAGGTCCGCGCCCATCCCGGCCACGTCGCCCACGTTGTCGCCCACGTTGTCCGCGATGGTGGCGGGGTTGCGCGGGTCGTCCTCGGGGATGCCCGCTTCCACCTTGCCCACCAGGTCGGCGCCCACGTCGGCCGCCTTGGTGTAGATGCCGCCGCCCACGCGGGCGAAGAGCGCGATGCTCTCGGCGCCCAGCGAGAAGCCGGTGAGCACCTCCAGCGCACGCTCCATCTGGAAGCCGTTGGGCGACTCGCCGTGCACGAAGAAGCCGTAGAAGGCGATGAAGAGGCCGCCCAGGCCCAGCACCGCCAGGCCCGCGACGCCCATCCCCATCACCGAGCCGCCCGCGAACGACACGTCGAGCGCCTTCGACAGGCTGGTGCGCGCCGCCTGCGCCGTGCGCACGTTGGCCTTGGTGGCGATGATCATCCCGATCCGCCCGGCCACGGCCGAGAAGAGGGCGCCGATCAGGAACGCCGCGATGATCAGCGGGTGCGACCGCTCGTCGGCGTAGCTCAGGTAGCCCAGGAAGAGCGAGGCGACCACCGCGAACATCGCCAGCACGCGGTACTCCGCGTTCAGGAAGGCGCGGGCGCCGTCGGCGATGTAGCCGGCGATGGTGCTCATGCGCTCGTTGCCGGCGTCCTGCTTCGAAACCCACCCGGACATCACAAAGGTGTAGACCAGGGCCAGCACCCCAAGGGCGGGGACAGCGTATGCGATCGGATGCATGTGGACGGTGTTGGGGCTACTGAAAAAAAGGACGCGCCCGCTTGCACACCCGTCCCGCCGCCGTGGGGCGGGGGAGGG
The nucleotide sequence above comes from Longimicrobium sp.. Encoded proteins:
- a CDS encoding sodium-translocating pyrophosphatase gives rise to the protein MHPIAYAVPALGVLALVYTFVMSGWVSKQDAGNERMSTIAGYIADGARAFLNAEYRVLAMFAVVASLFLGYLSYADERSHPLIIAAFLIGALFSAVAGRIGMIIATKANVRTAQAARTSLSKALDVSFAGGSVMGMGVAGLAVLGLGGLFIAFYGFFVHGESPNGFQMERALEVLTGFSLGAESIALFARVGGGIYTKAADVGADLVGKVEAGIPEDDPRNPATIADNVGDNVGDVAGMGADLFGSYVATILATMVLGREVVAGGDNFGGLSPILLPMVIAGLGIVFSLIGILLVRVKEGGDVQAALNRGNYTSIVLTAIGSYFLIRWMLPESMKMQRLGSQEFGPMGVFGAVAVGLAVGALMSMITEYYTAMGKRPVNTIVQQSSTGHATNVIGGLAVGMESTTLPILVLAGGIIGSYEFAGLYGVAIAAAGMMATTAMQLAIDAFGPIADNAGGIAEMSELPAEVRQRTDILDAVGNTTAATGKGFAIASAALTSLALFAAFMGISGIDVIDISNARVLGGLFVGAMIPFIFSSLAIAAVGRAAMAMVQEVRRQFREIPGILEGTGMPEYGRCVAISTQAAIREMMLPGAIALIVPVIVGFTMGPEVLGGLLAGVTVSGVLMAMFQSNAGGAWDNAKKSFEKGAMIDGALVYKGSDAHKAAVTGDTVGDPFKDTSGPSMNILIKLMSIVSLVIAPHIAVRPPVREPEARAPVVAPPAVAATGVAAPVVPVVR